A portion of the Myxococcaceae bacterium JPH2 genome contains these proteins:
- a CDS encoding penicillin-binding protein translates to MALGACATVRPPPPPPGPADAAQAYLQVWSTGDLSRLRGAVLAPPADFEAQHARFRDGLRIVSSRFELGEVTWQGGDSAVAHFRAYHWLRGLGEWPVDGALRLSRREGRWGVRWTPAVLHPDVQGGERFSRTRAWGARADLLDDAGRTLTHLGDVITIGVNPARVRSRTAVTSALETQLGISPERVEQALGPAGATVTDGFVPIVDVRPERYQVARPALAPVPGIFFRRKSARLTPAEGFAAHTLGRVGEVTAEALAQLGPLYQPGDVVGLSGLERAYERQLAGSPSGDVTVTRAAGDTRVLFHFEGTPGAPLRTTLRPEVQAAAEAALDGVVEPAALVAVDSATGAIVAIVSRPLAQPAHRALTGRYPPGSTFKIVTTEALLAEGLEPRTPVACPPTVTVGGRTFRNFEDEFLGTTSLRLAFAHSCNTAYVALAEQLGPERLAAAAHRFGFDVPYRAGLPTPGASFPPPRDVAELASAAIGQGRVLATPLHLASVGGAVAAGQWRAPYLVKEQEPGPRESLAPGTSGPLAAMMRAVVTEGTGRALASVPGAGGKTGTAEFGTTPPLPTHAWFVGFHAGLGFAVLVEGGGVGGRVAAPIAARFVSAVK, encoded by the coding sequence CTGGCGCTGGGAGCTTGCGCCACGGTCCGCCCACCACCGCCGCCCCCCGGTCCCGCCGACGCGGCCCAGGCCTATCTCCAGGTCTGGAGCACCGGAGACCTGTCGCGGCTTCGCGGTGCGGTGCTCGCGCCTCCCGCGGACTTCGAGGCCCAGCACGCGCGCTTCCGCGATGGGCTGCGCATCGTCTCCTCGCGCTTCGAGTTGGGCGAGGTGACGTGGCAGGGAGGAGACAGCGCCGTCGCGCATTTCCGCGCGTACCACTGGCTGCGAGGCCTGGGCGAATGGCCGGTGGACGGGGCCTTGAGGCTCTCGCGCCGCGAGGGTCGCTGGGGGGTGCGCTGGACACCCGCGGTCCTCCATCCGGACGTGCAAGGCGGCGAGCGGTTCTCCCGCACGCGGGCCTGGGGGGCGCGCGCCGACCTGCTCGATGACGCGGGCCGGACGCTGACGCACCTGGGCGACGTCATCACCATCGGGGTGAATCCCGCGCGCGTGCGCTCACGCACGGCGGTGACCTCCGCGCTGGAGACCCAGCTCGGCATTTCCCCGGAGCGAGTGGAACAAGCCCTGGGGCCCGCGGGCGCCACCGTGACCGACGGGTTCGTGCCCATCGTCGACGTGCGGCCCGAGCGCTATCAGGTGGCTCGGCCCGCGCTGGCGCCGGTGCCGGGCATCTTCTTTCGTCGCAAGAGCGCGCGGCTCACGCCCGCGGAGGGCTTCGCGGCGCACACCCTGGGTCGCGTGGGTGAAGTCACCGCCGAGGCACTCGCGCAGTTGGGCCCGTTGTATCAACCGGGTGACGTGGTCGGGCTGTCTGGACTGGAGCGGGCCTATGAGCGGCAGCTGGCCGGCAGCCCCTCCGGAGACGTGACGGTGACACGCGCGGCGGGCGACACGCGCGTCCTCTTCCACTTCGAGGGAACCCCGGGGGCGCCCCTGCGCACCACCCTGCGCCCCGAGGTGCAGGCCGCCGCCGAGGCCGCCCTCGACGGGGTGGTGGAGCCCGCCGCGCTCGTCGCGGTGGACAGCGCCACGGGCGCCATCGTGGCGATCGTCAGCCGCCCGCTCGCGCAGCCCGCGCACCGTGCCCTCACGGGCCGCTATCCGCCTGGCTCCACGTTCAAGATTGTTACCACCGAGGCGCTGCTCGCCGAAGGGCTGGAGCCCCGCACCCCGGTGGCCTGCCCCCCCACCGTGACGGTCGGAGGCAGGACCTTCCGCAACTTCGAGGATGAGTTCCTGGGCACCACGTCCTTGCGTCTGGCTTTTGCCCACTCGTGCAACACGGCGTACGTGGCGCTGGCGGAGCAACTGGGCCCGGAGCGACTGGCCGCGGCGGCGCACCGCTTCGGCTTCGACGTGCCGTACCGCGCGGGGCTCCCCACGCCGGGCGCGTCCTTCCCGCCGCCGCGCGACGTGGCCGAGCTGGCGTCCGCCGCCATCGGACAAGGCCGGGTGCTGGCCACGCCGCTGCATCTGGCATCGGTGGGAGGGGCCGTGGCAGCCGGCCAGTGGCGCGCGCCCTATCTCGTGAAGGAGCAGGAGCCGGGGCCTCGCGAGTCACTCGCGCCCGGCACCTCGGGGCCGCTCGCCGCGATGATGCGCGCGGTCGTCACCGAGGGTACGGGCCGCGCATTGGCGAGCGTGCCTGGCGCGGGCGGCAAGACAGGCACCGCGGAGTTCGGCACCACGCCGCCGCTGCCCACCCATGCCTGGTTCGTGGGCTTCCACGCGGGCCTCGGCTTCGCGGTCTTGGTCGAGGGCGGAGGCGTGGGTGGGCGTGTCGCCGCGCCCATTGCCGCGAGGTTCGTGAGCGCCGTGAAGTAA
- a CDS encoding rubredoxin has protein sequence MRKYKCQGCGFVYDPQQGIEEDGFPPGTPFESIPMEWTCGECGADKADFQPLDG, from the coding sequence ATGCGGAAGTACAAGTGCCAGGGCTGCGGCTTTGTCTACGACCCCCAGCAGGGAATCGAGGAGGACGGCTTTCCTCCGGGGACGCCCTTCGAGTCCATCCCGATGGAGTGGACCTGCGGCGAGTGCGGCGCGGACAAGGCAGACTTCCAGCCCCTCGACGGCTGA
- a CDS encoding sigma-70 family RNA polymerase sigma factor: protein MAKAPETGDHLDDLRLAKACAQGDAVALAEFEARFVPQVRSALSRRGVAPAHVDEVVQRLRSHVLVKDGEGPPRIAEYGGRGPLSAWLRMTALRLAWSLAHEPRAVALPDDSRLQALATAAEDVELGYLKDRYGADFNEAFRASLADLEPRSRTLLRMQVVEGLTTQQIARLYGVDRSSVKRWLASAREWLLLQTRQRFAARVGTEVAELGSLLEKLQSQLDVSIRLLMPGPEPR, encoded by the coding sequence ATGGCGAAGGCACCCGAGACCGGGGACCACCTCGACGACTTGCGGCTCGCGAAGGCCTGCGCCCAAGGCGACGCCGTCGCGCTCGCCGAGTTCGAGGCGCGCTTCGTCCCGCAGGTGCGCTCGGCCCTGTCGCGGCGAGGCGTGGCACCCGCCCACGTCGACGAGGTCGTCCAGCGCTTGCGCTCGCACGTGCTCGTGAAGGACGGCGAGGGGCCGCCGCGCATCGCCGAGTACGGAGGCCGAGGTCCCTTGTCCGCGTGGCTCCGGATGACGGCGCTGCGCCTCGCCTGGAGCCTCGCGCATGAGCCCCGCGCGGTCGCATTGCCGGACGACTCGCGGCTGCAAGCCCTGGCCACGGCGGCGGAGGACGTGGAGCTGGGGTACCTCAAGGACCGCTACGGCGCGGACTTCAACGAGGCGTTTCGCGCGTCCCTGGCGGACCTGGAGCCGCGCTCCCGCACGCTGTTGCGCATGCAGGTGGTGGAGGGGCTGACGACCCAGCAGATTGCCCGCCTCTATGGCGTGGATCGCTCCTCGGTGAAGCGCTGGCTGGCGAGCGCTCGCGAGTGGTTGCTCCTCCAGACGCGACAGCGCTTCGCCGCGCGGGTGGGCACGGAGGTCGCGGAGCTGGGCAGCCTGCTCGAGAAGCTCCAGAGCCAGCTCGATGTGAGCATCCGGCTCCTCATGCCCGGACCCGAGCCCCGCTAG
- a CDS encoding N-acetyltransferase, which yields MTSSIAIRPETSADAQAIEAVTIAAFREAPHTSHTEQDIVRALREAGALTVSLVAEDQGVVVGHVAISPVSIADGASGWFGLGPISVVPERHGTGIGAALMRASLQRLRDLGASGCVVLGEPAYYGRFGFRAEPSLVFPGVEAAYFQSLAFTGDLPQGVVTYHPAFSASVR from the coding sequence ATGACCTCTTCCATTGCCATCCGTCCCGAGACGTCCGCTGATGCGCAGGCCATCGAGGCGGTCACCATCGCCGCCTTTCGCGAGGCGCCGCATACGAGCCACACCGAGCAGGACATCGTTCGTGCGCTGCGCGAGGCCGGCGCGCTCACCGTCTCGCTGGTCGCCGAGGACCAGGGAGTCGTCGTCGGCCACGTCGCCATTTCCCCCGTGTCGATCGCCGATGGCGCCTCCGGCTGGTTCGGTCTGGGACCCATCTCGGTGGTGCCGGAACGACACGGCACGGGGATTGGCGCCGCACTGATGCGGGCTTCGCTCCAGCGACTGCGCGACCTGGGCGCCTCAGGCTGCGTCGTGCTGGGAGAGCCCGCGTACTACGGCCGCTTCGGCTTTCGCGCGGAACCTTCGCTCGTCTTCCCCGGCGTGGAGGCCGCGTACTTCCAATCGCTGGCCTTCACGGGGGACCTGCCTCAAGGCGTGGTGACCTACCACCCTGCCTTCTCCGCCTCAGTTCGTTGA
- a CDS encoding HAD family hydrolase, producing the protein MQSLLILDLDETLIHARETPLERDADFRVFDYFVYTGPHLAQFLAECSSLFRLAVWSSASDDYVREIVKRIIPSETRLEFTWGRSRCTFSLDRTRLEHDGYLDPSSHYAYAKKLHKVKRRGYSPARTLIVDDTPAKCIHNYGNAIYVREHKGQEDDSELLDLAKYLAALSSEPDVRKIEKRGWKNSPR; encoded by the coding sequence ATGCAGAGCCTCTTGATTCTGGACCTTGATGAGACGCTCATCCATGCGCGCGAGACGCCGCTGGAGCGAGACGCGGACTTCCGCGTGTTCGACTACTTTGTCTACACCGGTCCGCATCTCGCCCAGTTCCTGGCCGAGTGCTCATCCCTGTTCCGCCTTGCCGTCTGGTCATCGGCCTCGGATGACTACGTGAGAGAGATTGTGAAGCGAATCATCCCGAGTGAGACAAGGCTCGAATTCACCTGGGGCCGGAGTCGCTGCACGTTCTCGCTCGATCGCACCCGACTCGAACACGACGGCTACCTCGATCCCTCCTCGCACTACGCCTACGCCAAGAAGCTCCACAAAGTGAAACGTCGAGGGTACTCGCCCGCGCGAACCTTGATTGTCGATGACACCCCGGCCAAGTGCATCCACAACTACGGCAACGCCATCTACGTGCGCGAGCACAAGGGACAAGAGGACGACTCCGAGCTGCTCGACTTGGCGAAGTACCTCGCAGCCCTCTCCTCCGAACCGGATGTCCGGAAGATCGAGAAGCGCGGATGGAAGAACTCTCCGCGATGA
- a CDS encoding sensor histidine kinase yields the protein MAQRHGAAKSPSTRRLLLTAGLLTWAVVGSPHVEGMVRTRDASPLALVWWVAFVGFGAAYCRNAIAEDAGSVPALVLQSLTGLVAVGTSGTGVDGALLAIVAAQVPELLSQRRAVFWVAAQSAVLVGVYLWILPFASALVQGLIFIGFQGFTLASATVVVREAQARRELARLHAELQSTQMLLAAREREGERLRIARELHDSLGHHLTALSLNLEAAAYTAKDTPSADHLRRAREAARTLLSEVRETVSALRDTPPPLRASLQALVGNTPGLTVHLDILEDLTLASSEATHSLIRCVQEVITNTLRHARATQLWIRVESTAEGGVRVVTKDDGRGATTPTPGAGLLGMRERFTRLGGDVSWRAEAGSGWELEAWLPASVRGTA from the coding sequence ATGGCCCAGAGGCATGGCGCTGCGAAATCCCCCTCCACTCGGCGACTGCTGCTCACCGCCGGGCTGCTGACGTGGGCCGTCGTCGGCTCGCCTCATGTCGAGGGGATGGTGCGAACGAGAGACGCCTCGCCCCTGGCGTTGGTGTGGTGGGTGGCCTTCGTGGGCTTTGGCGCGGCGTACTGTCGCAACGCCATCGCCGAGGATGCCGGCAGCGTGCCCGCGCTGGTGCTCCAGAGTCTCACGGGGCTGGTCGCTGTCGGCACCAGTGGCACGGGAGTGGATGGCGCGTTGCTCGCCATCGTCGCGGCCCAGGTGCCCGAGCTGTTGTCCCAGCGTCGCGCGGTGTTCTGGGTCGCCGCGCAGTCGGCGGTGCTGGTAGGGGTGTATCTGTGGATCCTGCCCTTCGCATCGGCCCTGGTTCAGGGGCTCATCTTCATCGGCTTTCAGGGGTTCACTCTGGCCTCGGCCACCGTCGTGGTTCGTGAGGCGCAGGCGCGGCGGGAGCTGGCTCGGCTCCACGCGGAGCTTCAGTCCACGCAGATGTTGCTGGCGGCTCGGGAGCGAGAAGGGGAGCGATTGCGCATCGCACGAGAACTACACGACTCGCTGGGGCATCACCTCACGGCCCTGTCCCTCAATCTGGAGGCCGCCGCGTACACCGCGAAGGACACACCCTCGGCTGATCATTTACGGCGCGCCCGCGAGGCCGCCCGGACACTGCTCTCCGAGGTGCGAGAGACCGTGTCTGCCTTACGCGACACCCCGCCTCCGCTGAGGGCCTCACTCCAGGCGCTCGTGGGGAATACGCCGGGCCTGACGGTCCATCTCGACATCCTGGAAGACCTCACGCTCGCTTCGTCCGAGGCGACCCATTCACTCATTCGCTGTGTTCAGGAAGTCATCACGAACACGCTGCGCCACGCACGCGCCACGCAGCTGTGGATCCGCGTCGAGTCCACCGCGGAAGGTGGAGTCCGCGTCGTCACGAAAGATGATGGCCGGGGCGCAACGACGCCGACGCCGGGGGCGGGGCTCCTGGGAATGCGCGAGCGCTTCACGCGACTGGGTGGAGACGTGTCATGGCGGGCGGAGGCGGGGAGCGGATGGGAGCTGGAGGCCTGGCTGCCCGCGAGTGTGAGGGGGACCGCATGA
- a CDS encoding S8 family serine peptidase, whose translation MRKTSSWSAGQWRPLKTVVLTCALVAPGSLLAASSEAGPTRSAAPGAVRLVPAKLVTESGVVAEREGRYVLTTASGLVIHRTGQPVSALRSLAIPDTTLQLHTWQELQADGTRQAFTAYTRDGAVLLGRARPTSYLVRLDGAQFDPLQVTQPLAANLLAADADNTLQLVQFLGTPLPEFREAIERAGGKVLRFLTDHTFVVEMDADAQKRVQSLPYVRWVGPYHPEYRLERELRDALVGLAPALPRQRYSLMLGEAGKARQAEVIALVQRLGGAVDLVEPGGLRVEATLSADQLLSTVRSNAIQFIDRWGGPGEVDMDIVREVGGANYLQSVKGWTGQGVRGEVFDTELLTTHREWGKAPIIQSTGNTGSEYHGTSCYSNNFAKGVDPLARGMLPDAQGIFFRYSESTQFGGTKSRYDINRELTDPNGTYRAVFQTSSVGSARVRTYTTLSAEVDDYLFKYPILSTQSQSNAGSQDSRPQAWAKNIVSVGGFNHQGTVARTDDRWSSSGSIGPAADGRIKPDLSFFYDNIHSATGTGTASYTEFGGTSSATPQTSGHFGLLFQMWHQGVWSGFGGQADVFASRPQMATAKALMINNAYRYNWLAGGSNSDLDRYKQGWGTSDLRRLLDRAPVTSVIDETDVITPLGVKSYNVSVATGSTELNVTMVYTDPMGTVGAAQARVNDLSLRVTAPNGTVYWGNNGLTAGNFSTSGGTSNTMDTVENVFIQNPAVGTWKVEVLGDEIVQDAHVETPAVDADYGLVVSGGLIVP comes from the coding sequence ATGCGAAAGACGTCCTCGTGGTCGGCGGGCCAGTGGCGCCCGCTGAAGACCGTCGTCCTGACGTGCGCGCTCGTCGCGCCTGGGTCCCTTCTCGCCGCCAGCTCGGAGGCGGGGCCCACCCGGTCCGCGGCTCCGGGCGCTGTCCGGTTGGTGCCCGCGAAGCTCGTGACAGAGAGCGGCGTGGTGGCCGAGCGTGAGGGGCGCTATGTCCTGACCACCGCATCCGGACTCGTCATCCACCGCACCGGGCAGCCCGTCTCCGCGCTGCGCAGCCTCGCCATTCCAGACACCACCCTCCAACTCCATACGTGGCAGGAGTTGCAGGCGGATGGAACGCGTCAGGCATTCACGGCCTATACGCGGGACGGCGCGGTGTTGCTCGGCCGCGCTCGGCCTACCAGCTACCTGGTGCGGCTGGACGGCGCGCAGTTCGATCCGCTCCAGGTCACCCAGCCCCTGGCGGCCAACCTGCTCGCGGCGGATGCAGACAACACCTTGCAGTTGGTCCAGTTCCTCGGGACGCCGCTGCCCGAGTTCCGCGAGGCCATCGAGCGCGCGGGCGGCAAGGTGCTGCGCTTCCTCACGGACCACACCTTCGTCGTGGAGATGGACGCGGACGCCCAGAAGCGCGTCCAGTCGCTCCCGTATGTCCGCTGGGTGGGGCCCTACCATCCGGAGTACCGGCTGGAGCGAGAGCTGCGTGACGCGCTCGTGGGCCTGGCGCCCGCCCTGCCGCGACAGCGCTACTCGCTCATGCTGGGCGAGGCGGGGAAGGCTCGGCAGGCGGAGGTCATCGCGCTGGTCCAGCGCCTGGGTGGCGCGGTGGACCTCGTGGAGCCGGGCGGCCTGCGCGTCGAGGCGACCCTGAGCGCTGACCAGCTCCTGTCCACCGTTCGCTCCAACGCGATTCAGTTCATCGACCGCTGGGGCGGGCCGGGCGAGGTCGACATGGACATTGTCCGCGAGGTCGGCGGCGCCAACTACCTGCAGTCGGTCAAGGGGTGGACCGGCCAAGGCGTGCGCGGCGAGGTCTTCGACACGGAGCTGCTCACCACGCATCGGGAATGGGGCAAGGCTCCCATCATCCAGAGCACCGGCAACACCGGCTCCGAGTACCACGGCACGAGTTGCTACAGTAACAACTTCGCCAAGGGCGTGGATCCGCTCGCCCGCGGCATGCTGCCGGACGCGCAAGGCATCTTCTTCCGCTACAGCGAGTCCACCCAGTTTGGTGGCACCAAGTCTCGCTATGACATCAACCGCGAGCTGACGGATCCGAACGGGACGTACCGGGCGGTCTTCCAGACCTCGAGCGTGGGCAGCGCTCGCGTGCGCACGTACACCACGCTGTCCGCCGAGGTGGATGACTACCTGTTCAAGTACCCCATCCTGAGCACGCAGTCGCAGAGCAACGCGGGCAGCCAGGACTCGCGGCCCCAGGCCTGGGCGAAGAACATCGTGTCGGTGGGTGGCTTCAATCACCAGGGGACCGTCGCGCGCACGGATGACCGATGGAGCTCCAGCGGCAGCATCGGCCCGGCCGCGGATGGACGCATCAAGCCGGACCTGTCGTTCTTCTACGACAACATCCACTCGGCCACGGGCACCGGCACCGCGAGCTACACGGAGTTCGGTGGCACCAGCTCCGCCACGCCGCAGACGTCGGGGCACTTCGGGCTGCTCTTCCAGATGTGGCATCAGGGCGTGTGGAGTGGCTTCGGGGGCCAGGCGGATGTCTTTGCCAGCCGTCCGCAGATGGCCACGGCCAAGGCGCTGATGATCAACAATGCCTATCGCTACAACTGGCTGGCGGGCGGCTCCAACTCGGACCTGGACCGCTACAAGCAGGGGTGGGGCACGTCGGATCTCCGCCGCCTGCTGGACCGAGCGCCCGTGACGAGCGTGATTGACGAGACGGATGTCATCACGCCGCTGGGCGTCAAGAGCTACAACGTCTCGGTCGCCACGGGCTCCACCGAGCTGAACGTCACGATGGTCTACACGGACCCGATGGGCACCGTGGGCGCGGCGCAGGCGCGCGTCAATGACTTGTCGCTCCGCGTGACGGCGCCCAACGGGACCGTCTACTGGGGCAACAACGGCCTGACGGCGGGGAACTTCTCCACCTCCGGGGGCACGTCCAACACCATGGACACGGTGGAGAACGTCTTTATCCAGAACCCCGCGGTGGGCACGTGGAAGGTCGAGGTGCTCGGCGATGAGATTGTCCAGGACGCCCACGTGGAGACGCCCGCGGTGGACGCGGACTACGGCCTCGTCGTGAGCGGTGGGCTCATCGTTCCGTGA
- a CDS encoding response regulator transcription factor codes for MIRLVLADDHALVRQGLRSLLDLTPDLRVVGEAVDGEEALRKVAELEPDVVLMDVRMPRMTGLEALRVLRRESPHRRVVLLTTFDEDSAIIEALRAGVQGFLLKDVSLDELADAIRRVHAGQTLLPPGVAERVARGLAELPRDFPHAELPDGLTRREVEVLRLIARGLSNREIADALGTAEGTVKNQTSSILSKLGVRDRTRAVLRAMELGCL; via the coding sequence ATGATTCGGCTCGTCCTGGCGGATGACCATGCGCTGGTGCGGCAGGGCCTGCGAAGTCTGCTGGACCTCACCCCGGACCTCCGGGTGGTGGGTGAGGCGGTGGATGGAGAAGAAGCGCTGCGCAAGGTCGCGGAGTTGGAGCCGGACGTGGTGTTGATGGACGTGCGCATGCCGCGCATGACGGGCTTGGAGGCCCTGCGTGTGCTGCGCCGTGAGAGTCCACATCGTCGCGTGGTGTTGCTCACCACGTTCGATGAAGACTCCGCGATCATTGAGGCACTGCGTGCGGGGGTGCAGGGCTTCCTGCTCAAGGATGTCTCCCTGGACGAACTCGCGGATGCCATCCGCCGAGTCCACGCGGGACAGACCTTGCTGCCGCCCGGAGTTGCGGAGCGAGTGGCGCGAGGGCTGGCGGAGCTGCCGCGAGACTTCCCTCACGCGGAGCTGCCCGATGGCCTCACGCGCCGCGAAGTGGAAGTGCTGCGCCTCATCGCGAGAGGCCTGTCCAACCGAGAGATCGCCGATGCGCTCGGGACCGCCGAAGGGACCGTGAAGAATCAGACCTCCAGCATCCTGTCCAAGCTGGGAGTCAGGGACCGCACCCGCGCCGTCCTCCGCGCCATGGAACTCGGCTGTCTGTGA
- a CDS encoding methyltransferase, protein MNFQARLEALTHQLRPWAPLWSRSILQGWPESGAAYPEEWLAYARSLDEAGERRLDQGALMGIPPPSLVALLGSLKDLTELPWHEGRHALTVTQTQGLSAKKTHELEQVLALLAPRTHSIRQAVDIGGGMGHLARLCARTFGWTFHSIDRDAALQDKGRQWLARTRSSDEDSLCFVQASVADEPQPQVDPLFSGRDRASMGLHTCGPLALTQIRKSQEAGFILNIGCCYDKLEVPRDYPVSRCGGAHPLPFTPYALALTTRGRQHKTEEEFSRMKRVYAWRFAFHLLARRHFPGHSFVRAGDAPRALYAGRFADYALDRLKRLGLKLSLTDAQLDAFEVSVRAETRDLLLCHLLRDRFARALEVVLLLDRALLLEEWGFQVELLQLFNPSLSPRNLALIASRSA, encoded by the coding sequence ATGAACTTCCAGGCGCGACTCGAGGCGCTCACGCACCAACTCCGGCCCTGGGCCCCACTCTGGTCCCGCTCCATCCTCCAGGGCTGGCCCGAGTCCGGCGCCGCCTATCCCGAGGAGTGGTTGGCCTATGCCCGGTCCCTCGATGAAGCAGGCGAGCGGCGGTTGGATCAGGGGGCGCTCATGGGCATCCCGCCGCCTTCGCTGGTCGCTCTCCTGGGTTCACTCAAGGACCTGACGGAGTTGCCCTGGCACGAGGGTCGTCACGCACTCACAGTCACTCAGACGCAGGGCCTCAGCGCCAAGAAGACCCACGAACTGGAGCAGGTGCTCGCCCTGCTCGCGCCGAGGACACACTCCATCCGGCAGGCGGTCGATATCGGCGGCGGCATGGGGCATCTCGCCCGACTCTGTGCGCGGACGTTCGGGTGGACATTCCACAGCATCGACCGGGATGCCGCGCTGCAGGACAAGGGCCGGCAGTGGCTGGCGAGAACCCGCTCCTCGGACGAGGACTCCCTGTGTTTCGTCCAGGCCTCCGTCGCCGACGAGCCCCAACCCCAGGTCGATCCGCTCTTCTCCGGCAGGGACCGGGCTTCCATGGGTCTGCATACCTGCGGGCCGCTCGCCCTCACGCAGATCCGCAAGAGCCAGGAGGCAGGCTTCATCCTGAACATTGGCTGCTGCTACGACAAGCTGGAGGTCCCTCGGGATTACCCCGTCTCCCGCTGCGGGGGCGCGCATCCGCTGCCCTTCACTCCGTATGCATTGGCACTGACGACGCGAGGTCGGCAACACAAGACCGAGGAGGAGTTCTCGCGGATGAAGCGGGTCTACGCGTGGCGATTCGCGTTCCACCTCCTCGCGAGGCGGCACTTTCCCGGGCACAGCTTCGTGAGAGCAGGAGATGCGCCCCGGGCGCTCTATGCCGGGAGGTTCGCCGACTACGCGCTCGATCGGCTGAAGCGACTGGGTCTCAAGCTCAGCCTGACGGACGCCCAACTGGATGCCTTTGAGGTGTCCGTTCGCGCCGAGACACGAGACCTCTTGCTCTGCCATCTGCTGAGGGATCGCTTCGCGAGAGCACTGGAGGTCGTGCTCCTGCTGGACCGCGCGCTCCTCCTGGAGGAATGGGGCTTCCAGGTCGAACTCCTCCAGCTCTTCAACCCGAGTCTGTCTCCGCGCAACCTCGCGCTCATCGCGTCACGGAGCGCATGA
- a CDS encoding DUF4215 domain-containing protein: protein MSKRQSITLSRVLGPLLAAGLLGAWDSSPAEQDYVSDAPPPEESSEAFSLTPGGDPYADAISPATTSVVLNAFNVLGAPDGLTATVVGLLNTALVLDMGAGEEGNGNLKIYYNGLNVAVLAQVDFISASGHVLATTPANLLELGLGSHVAVVHYPASPQAYRYVRIRGVVASVFTIDAVETVRPVVCGDGYTSGAEQCDDGNQLSGDGCNSVCEIESGHSCHGQPSICGLGTR, encoded by the coding sequence ATGAGCAAGCGTCAGAGCATCACGCTGTCACGTGTCCTGGGTCCCCTCCTGGCCGCTGGCTTGCTGGGTGCGTGGGACAGCAGTCCCGCCGAGCAGGATTACGTGTCCGATGCCCCGCCTCCCGAGGAGTCCAGCGAGGCGTTCTCCCTCACTCCGGGTGGCGATCCCTACGCGGACGCCATCTCCCCCGCGACGACGTCCGTCGTGCTCAACGCGTTCAACGTCCTGGGCGCCCCCGACGGCCTCACCGCCACCGTCGTGGGCCTGCTCAATACTGCGCTCGTGCTCGACATGGGCGCGGGCGAGGAGGGCAACGGCAACCTGAAGATCTACTACAACGGCCTCAACGTGGCGGTGTTGGCGCAGGTGGACTTCATCAGTGCGTCAGGCCACGTGCTCGCCACCACGCCTGCGAATCTGCTGGAGCTGGGGCTGGGCTCCCATGTCGCGGTGGTGCACTACCCGGCGTCCCCCCAGGCGTATCGGTACGTGCGCATCCGGGGTGTGGTGGCCTCGGTCTTCACGATCGACGCGGTGGAGACGGTTCGCCCCGTTGTTTGCGGTGACGGCTACACCTCGGGTGCCGAGCAGTGCGACGACGGCAACCAGCTCTCCGGCGACGGCTGCAACAGTGTCTGCGAAATCGAGTCGGGCCACTCCTGCCACGGGCAGCCCAGCATCTGCGGTCTCGGTACCCGCTGA